A DNA window from Candidatus Binataceae bacterium contains the following coding sequences:
- a CDS encoding cupredoxin domain-containing protein: protein MMLTRKFAVIGLTLGLISCAATVSVRADETPQIVKISASKYQFTPDHITLVKGEPVTLELTSTDRTHGFMIRALKIDSTIEPGRTTSVTVTPDVVGNFKAICDHYCGPGHGGMKMTVVVAEKTASR from the coding sequence ATGATGCTGACTAGAAAATTCGCAGTTATAGGCTTAACGCTGGGCTTGATCTCGTGCGCGGCGACTGTATCCGTTCGCGCCGATGAGACTCCGCAGATCGTGAAGATCAGCGCGAGCAAATATCAGTTCACTCCCGATCACATTACGTTGGTGAAAGGCGAGCCGGTGACCCTCGAACTAACCAGCACCGATCGGACGCATGGCTTTATGATCCGCGCGCTCAAAATCGATTCGACGATCGAACCCGGCAGGACCACGAGCGTTACCGTCACTCCCGATGTCGTCGGGAACTTCAAGGCAATTTGTGATCACTACTGCGGACCCGGCCATGGTGGGATGAAAATGACTGTGGTGGTCGCAGAAAAGACTGCAAGTCGATAG
- the coaE gene encoding dephospho-CoA kinase (Dephospho-CoA kinase (CoaE) performs the final step in coenzyme A biosynthesis.), whose product MRRADSFYSKGEWMLTIGLTGGIGSGKSTVTKILAELGAPIIDADKVGHTIYAPDGPAYPDMLAAFGEGILAPDRTIDRKKLGPIVFADPAALKRLNAIVHPKMFARMREMVDAMRAAGERKPIVIEAAVLIEANWQPLFDEIWLVVAAKERVIERVELERGLKPEQTEARIRAQLSDEERRRHASEVINNDGTIGELREKIAKLWKSALAQTA is encoded by the coding sequence TTGCGACGAGCCGACAGTTTCTATTCCAAGGGCGAGTGGATGCTCACGATCGGACTGACCGGAGGAATCGGGTCGGGTAAGAGCACCGTGACCAAAATTCTCGCCGAACTCGGCGCACCGATTATCGACGCCGACAAGGTCGGTCACACAATCTACGCGCCGGACGGTCCCGCCTATCCGGATATGCTCGCCGCCTTCGGTGAAGGCATCCTCGCGCCGGACCGCACGATCGATCGCAAGAAGCTCGGCCCGATCGTCTTTGCCGACCCGGCCGCGCTGAAGCGGCTCAACGCGATCGTCCATCCGAAGATGTTCGCGCGGATGCGCGAGATGGTCGACGCGATGCGCGCTGCGGGCGAGCGCAAGCCCATCGTGATCGAGGCCGCGGTGCTGATCGAAGCGAATTGGCAGCCGTTGTTTGACGAGATCTGGCTGGTCGTCGCGGCCAAAGAACGCGTGATCGAGCGCGTCGAACTCGAACGCGGACTCAAGCCCGAGCAGACCGAGGCGCGCATCCGCGCCCAGCTCTCCGACGAGGAACGGCGCCGTCACGCTAGCGAGGTCATCAACAACGACGGCACGATCGGGGAGCTTCGGGAGAAAATCGCGAAGCTATGGAAGTCGGCGCTCGCCCAAACCGCTTGA
- a CDS encoding Hsp20/alpha crystallin family protein, whose translation MELRHENVLPANGWLFNRMNGGVNGWLAELNGTPRRISPATDVVEEKDAYHFYFEIPGLKNDSFDVRVENGNLIIAAERKRPEWASDARVHVAERGYGRIHRAFELPEDASADKVSASYKDGVLELTVEKRPETKPVKIQVN comes from the coding sequence ATGGAACTTAGACACGAAAACGTATTGCCGGCGAACGGCTGGCTCTTTAACCGGATGAACGGCGGAGTTAACGGATGGTTGGCGGAATTGAACGGGACCCCGCGGCGCATCAGCCCGGCGACCGATGTCGTCGAAGAGAAGGATGCCTATCACTTCTACTTCGAGATTCCCGGTCTCAAGAATGACTCATTCGATGTGCGCGTGGAGAATGGCAACCTGATCATCGCGGCTGAGCGGAAGCGTCCCGAATGGGCGAGCGACGCGCGGGTCCATGTCGCGGAGCGCGGCTACGGTCGAATCCATCGCGCCTTCGAGCTGCCCGAAGATGCGAGTGCCGACAAGGTGAGCGCATCTTATAAGGACGGCGTACTCGAACTCACTGTCGAGAAGCGGCCGGAGACCAAGCCGGTCAAAATCCAGGTCAACTAA
- a CDS encoding methyltransferase, whose translation MEFDSRTETFDSILNGAVWLVQPRAGYRFSLDAILLASFAHPRQRDRLLDLGAGCGVIATIVAITRRPREVVAIEIQTDLAELARRNFAFNQLAHATAIAADLRARKIAGAAPGSFDYVVANPPYHALRRGRESPNASRHVARGAGGASIRDFIAAASRYATGNGRVAMIFPASRCADLLVELRAKSLEPKRLRFVQPYAESPATLIMVEARKGAGVEGKVAPPLIVWQKPGVYTDEARGILDDAGANPFAKVWGRV comes from the coding sequence ATGGAATTTGATTCGCGCACGGAAACGTTCGATTCGATCCTAAACGGCGCCGTCTGGCTGGTCCAGCCGCGCGCGGGCTATCGTTTCTCGCTTGACGCGATCCTGCTCGCGAGCTTCGCACATCCGCGCCAACGCGACCGGCTGCTCGATCTCGGCGCCGGATGCGGCGTCATTGCCACGATCGTGGCCATCACCCGGCGGCCGCGCGAGGTCGTCGCGATCGAAATCCAGACCGACCTCGCCGAGCTTGCCCGGCGTAACTTCGCATTTAACCAACTCGCGCACGCAACTGCGATTGCGGCTGATTTGCGCGCGCGCAAGATCGCCGGGGCGGCGCCAGGCTCATTTGATTACGTCGTTGCCAACCCGCCCTATCATGCGCTCCGGAGAGGACGCGAAAGCCCGAATGCAAGCCGCCATGTAGCTCGCGGCGCCGGCGGCGCGAGCATTCGCGATTTCATCGCGGCCGCATCGCGCTACGCAACCGGCAACGGCCGCGTCGCGATGATCTTTCCGGCGAGTCGCTGCGCCGATCTGCTCGTCGAGCTGAGAGCCAAATCGCTCGAGCCCAAGCGACTCAGGTTCGTCCAGCCGTATGCGGAGAGTCCGGCGACCTTGATTATGGTTGAAGCGCGCAAGGGCGCTGGGGTCGAGGGCAAAGTTGCACCGCCGCTGATCGTTTGGCAAAAACCTGGCGTATATACTGACGAAGCCCGCGGCATTCTTGACGACGCTGGCGCGAATCCGTTCGCCAAGGTATGGGGCCGCGTTTGA
- a CDS encoding ABC transporter ATP-binding protein has protein sequence MKELALYREVFRRMRPHLRTLLVVILSVGATSLIEVAKPWPLKIVIDNVLKGVPLAATRWTPSLAGAHLLIAACLVLVVLYLTLGVLNVLNNYVTIAVGQRMVNELRTQMFDRLQRFSLSFHRRREVGDLMVRIAYDSMSLQTIAMNGIFPVLSASVMLVAMFVVMIRMDAILTLAALGVVPILFILIAGVSQRIDRLASGARIKESQLYTVAHQALSSIHVVQAFTRENESLNEFVQSSRESLGESLKLYVFQTIYAGGVNALIAVGTALVIYIGALHVLSGELTVGDLIVFTTYLASLYLPVNQMFQTYGMIQGAKAGLRRCFELVELEPEIKDRPGARTLPRVRGDVEFDDVVFGYERSAPVLKGISFKVRAGQTVAIVGPSGAGKTTMATLLMRFYEPDRGAIRIDGVDTREATLRSLRGNIAMVIQPPLVLAATIRANLAIGRPDATARELEQAATAARLDGLIAKLTAGLDELVGQGGHSLSEGEGQRVTIARALLKDAPILIMDEPTSALDAETEVLVMAAVRAAMRERTTLVIAHRLSTIQNADLILVLRDGTIAEQGTFEELLARGGFFSHLYDLQSWTRQAG, from the coding sequence ATGAAAGAACTCGCGCTTTACCGCGAAGTGTTCCGCCGGATGCGCCCGCATCTGCGCACGCTGCTCGTCGTCATCCTGAGCGTGGGCGCGACCAGTCTGATCGAAGTGGCCAAGCCGTGGCCGCTCAAGATCGTAATCGACAATGTGCTGAAGGGCGTGCCGCTGGCGGCGACGCGCTGGACGCCGTCGCTCGCGGGCGCCCATCTGCTGATCGCCGCCTGCCTCGTGCTGGTCGTGCTTTACCTGACGCTCGGCGTCCTCAACGTGCTCAACAACTACGTTACGATCGCAGTCGGACAGCGGATGGTGAACGAGCTGCGCACGCAGATGTTCGACCGCTTGCAGCGCTTCTCGCTCTCTTTCCATCGCCGGCGCGAAGTCGGCGATCTGATGGTCCGGATCGCGTACGACAGCATGTCGCTGCAGACGATCGCGATGAACGGAATCTTTCCCGTGCTGTCCGCGAGCGTGATGCTGGTTGCAATGTTCGTCGTGATGATCCGCATGGACGCGATCCTCACGCTCGCCGCCCTCGGCGTTGTGCCGATCTTGTTCATCCTGATCGCCGGCGTCAGCCAACGGATCGATCGGCTCGCGAGCGGCGCACGCATCAAGGAGAGCCAGCTCTATACGGTCGCTCATCAGGCGCTCTCCTCGATACACGTCGTGCAGGCCTTCACGCGGGAAAACGAGTCGCTCAACGAGTTCGTGCAATCGAGCCGCGAGAGCCTGGGCGAGTCACTCAAGCTTTACGTCTTTCAGACTATTTACGCCGGCGGCGTTAACGCGCTGATTGCGGTCGGCACCGCGCTGGTCATCTACATTGGCGCGCTGCACGTGCTCAGCGGCGAGCTGACAGTCGGCGACTTGATCGTCTTCACGACCTACCTCGCGTCGCTCTATCTGCCGGTCAACCAGATGTTTCAAACCTACGGCATGATTCAGGGCGCGAAGGCCGGGTTGCGTCGATGCTTCGAGCTGGTCGAGCTCGAACCGGAGATCAAGGACCGGCCGGGCGCCCGCACGCTCCCCCGCGTCCGCGGCGATGTCGAGTTCGATGACGTGGTCTTCGGCTACGAGCGCAGCGCGCCCGTCTTGAAGGGGATCAGTTTCAAGGTGCGCGCCGGGCAGACAGTCGCAATCGTCGGGCCCAGCGGCGCCGGCAAAACCACGATGGCGACCCTGCTGATGCGCTTCTATGAACCTGACCGCGGCGCGATCCGGATCGACGGCGTCGATACGCGCGAGGCCACATTGCGGTCGCTGCGCGGCAATATCGCGATGGTGATCCAGCCGCCGCTGGTGCTGGCGGCGACGATTCGGGCCAATCTCGCGATCGGACGGCCGGACGCGACCGCACGCGAGTTGGAGCAGGCGGCGACCGCGGCGCGGCTCGACGGGCTGATCGCGAAATTGACCGCGGGCCTCGACGAACTCGTCGGCCAGGGCGGCCACAGCTTGTCCGAGGGCGAGGGGCAGCGCGTCACGATCGCGCGGGCGCTGCTCAAGGACGCGCCGATTCTGATCATGGACGAACCCACGAGCGCGCTCGACGCGGAAACCGAAGTCCTGGTGATGGCGGCGGTGCGTGCCGCGATGCGCGAACGCACCACCCTGGTGATCGCCCATCGGCTATCGACGATCCAGAACGCGGATCTGATCCTCGTCCTGCGTGACGGCACGATCGCCGAGCAAGGTACTTTCGAGGAATTGCTCGCGCGCGGCGGCTTTTTCAGCCATCTTTACGACTTGCAGTCGTGGACCCGGCAGGCTGGCTAG
- a CDS encoding anti-sigma factor, producing the protein MTCAEARVLIHPYIDGELDLSRSLEIEEHLGGCAACAAEAAAVRALSAGISEGAYRYEAPARLENRIRAMAQARGGTAHRQRFSLPRVEWGLLTAAAAVALIVILFKGGFFAGGSGPEEIAREVVADHVRSLMVDHLTDVISTDQHTVKPWFEGKLDFSPVVEDLTPQGFKLVGGRLDYLGNRPVAAIVYKRRAHVINVFVWPQPSGGETPVTLETHDGYNLAHWTAGGMTYWAASSLNKEELEEFVADLRRPIVPASPANAAPMG; encoded by the coding sequence ATGACCTGTGCGGAGGCCCGCGTGCTGATCCATCCGTATATCGATGGTGAGCTCGATTTGTCGCGCAGCCTCGAGATCGAGGAGCACCTGGGCGGCTGCGCGGCCTGCGCCGCGGAGGCGGCGGCCGTGCGGGCGCTCAGCGCGGGAATCAGCGAAGGGGCGTATCGATACGAGGCTCCAGCGCGCCTCGAGAATCGGATCCGCGCGATGGCGCAGGCTCGTGGCGGCACCGCTCATCGGCAGCGCTTCTCCTTACCGCGCGTCGAGTGGGGCTTGCTCACGGCGGCTGCGGCCGTCGCTCTTATAGTCATCCTGTTTAAGGGCGGCTTTTTTGCCGGCGGCTCCGGGCCTGAGGAAATCGCGCGTGAGGTCGTAGCCGACCATGTCCGCTCACTGATGGTTGATCATCTGACTGACGTGATTTCCACGGATCAGCATACGGTCAAGCCGTGGTTCGAGGGCAAACTCGATTTTTCTCCGGTCGTCGAGGACCTCACTCCGCAGGGCTTCAAGCTTGTCGGAGGGCGGCTCGATTATCTTGGCAATAGGCCGGTGGCGGCGATCGTCTATAAGCGCCGGGCGCATGTGATCAACGTCTTCGTATGGCCGCAACCAAGTGGCGGCGAGACGCCGGTAACGCTCGAAACGCACGACGGCTATAACCTCGCGCATTGGACCGCAGGCGGAATGACCTATTGGGCGGCTTCGAGTCTGAATAAAGAGGAGCTGGAGGAATTCGTCGCCGACTTGCGCCGGCCAATCGTGCCCGCTTCGCCTGCTAACGCTGCGCCGATGGGCTGA
- a CDS encoding metallophosphoesterase gives MNEKIDRRAFLRIAGTTVGIGVLYEFAPFLASGARADPISEFYKHANGEAPASFSFAQFSDPHVGFEGPPDPLGTKAFENAVSLINRGPQRPDFVLFTGDLTHDVDDRDTHARRMELFKSIAGRIKTNAIHTVPGENDAALDGGTLYREHFGESHYSFDHKGVHFVALDNVSRGHPEVGAEQLAWLKTDVARFPKTAPIVVFTHRPLFDLKPEWEWFTADGDDVMNALAPYENVTVLYGHIHRHDVHQSGKVGHYAARSLIFAFNDPATSDDKKQLPFDKDDPFKDLGIRLVGSQGTAEPSAPLAITDVVMAKNEFSGLSGMQQMIKGNNSIGGSSSNDAD, from the coding sequence ATGAACGAAAAGATCGACCGGCGCGCATTTCTGCGAATCGCCGGAACCACGGTCGGAATCGGTGTACTTTACGAATTCGCGCCTTTTTTGGCGAGCGGCGCGAGAGCCGACCCGATCAGCGAATTCTACAAGCACGCCAACGGCGAAGCTCCGGCGAGCTTCAGCTTCGCGCAATTCAGCGATCCGCACGTCGGTTTCGAGGGGCCACCGGATCCGCTCGGCACCAAGGCCTTCGAAAACGCCGTGTCGCTGATCAACCGGGGTCCCCAGCGTCCCGACTTCGTGTTGTTCACCGGCGATTTGACCCATGACGTCGACGATCGCGATACCCACGCCCGCCGGATGGAATTGTTCAAGTCGATCGCCGGACGCATTAAGACCAACGCCATTCACACGGTCCCGGGCGAGAACGACGCGGCGCTCGACGGCGGCACGCTGTATCGCGAGCATTTCGGCGAAAGCCATTACTCCTTCGACCACAAGGGCGTCCATTTCGTCGCGCTCGACAACGTTTCGCGCGGCCATCCTGAGGTTGGCGCGGAACAGCTCGCCTGGCTCAAGACTGACGTCGCACGCTTTCCGAAGACCGCGCCGATCGTCGTCTTCACTCATCGCCCGCTGTTCGACCTCAAGCCCGAATGGGAATGGTTCACTGCCGATGGCGACGACGTGATGAACGCGCTCGCGCCTTACGAGAACGTCACGGTGCTTTACGGTCACATTCACCGCCACGACGTTCATCAGAGTGGCAAAGTGGGGCACTACGCGGCGCGATCTCTGATTTTCGCCTTCAACGATCCGGCGACTAGCGACGATAAGAAACAGCTTCCGTTCGACAAGGACGATCCCTTCAAGGACCTGGGAATCCGGTTAGTCGGGTCCCAGGGGACCGCCGAGCCGTCCGCGCCACTTGCGATCACGGACGTAGTAATGGCCAAGAATGAGTTTTCGGGCCTTTCGGGAATGCAACAAATGATCAAGGGCAACAATTCAATCGGTGGGAGTTCCTCCAATGATGCTGACTAG
- a CDS encoding alpha/beta hydrolase, giving the protein MAIEKFPDDPVSGYLRVNGANLQYLDWGGDGPPILILHATGFLGRLYRPIAQALRPLGRVYSYDQLGHGGSDAPALEEISWYRTADDLEAFLEQMRLRGVRAFGHSAGATAIAAIADRRPDLIARAILVEPVIVDKSDPRERPSELYERTLKRKPAFDSLAAMYANFASKPGYSAWRADILHDYCEYGTRSDAGGRRLLRCTPEVEARLYQTARDFDGLQHILADKIPALLVFGEKSDSPGIGFAERIAQSASHRRIVVIPGGGHLLPMEQPEEIARLAVEFFSAA; this is encoded by the coding sequence ATGGCTATTGAGAAGTTTCCGGATGATCCCGTGAGCGGATACCTCCGCGTTAATGGCGCAAACTTGCAGTACCTCGACTGGGGTGGCGACGGTCCGCCGATCCTGATCCTTCATGCGACCGGATTCCTGGGACGCCTCTATCGGCCGATTGCGCAGGCGCTCCGCCCGCTCGGCCGGGTCTACAGTTACGATCAGCTCGGGCATGGCGGCAGTGATGCGCCGGCGCTCGAAGAGATTTCATGGTATCGCACAGCGGACGACCTCGAGGCTTTTCTCGAGCAGATGAGGCTGCGCGGGGTGCGAGCGTTCGGCCACTCGGCGGGCGCGACCGCGATCGCCGCCATCGCCGATCGCCGGCCGGACCTGATCGCGCGCGCGATACTGGTCGAGCCGGTGATTGTCGACAAGAGCGACCCGCGTGAGCGTCCGAGCGAGCTTTACGAGCGCACGCTCAAGCGCAAGCCCGCGTTCGACAGTCTCGCCGCGATGTATGCAAACTTCGCGAGCAAACCCGGCTACTCAGCGTGGCGCGCGGACATCCTCCACGACTACTGCGAGTACGGAACCCGGTCGGATGCGGGCGGCAGGCGCCTCCTCAGATGCACGCCGGAGGTCGAAGCCCGGCTCTATCAGACCGCGCGCGACTTCGACGGACTCCAGCACATCCTCGCGGACAAGATACCGGCGTTACTCGTTTTTGGCGAGAAGAGCGACAGCCCCGGGATCGGATTTGCCGAGCGCATCGCTCAGAGCGCATCGCATAGGCGAATCGTAGTGATTCCGGGCGGAGGCCATCTGCTGCCGATGGAGCAGCCTGAGGAGATCGCACGCCTGGCAGTTGAGTTCTTCAGCGCGGCCTAA
- the smpB gene encoding SsrA-binding protein SmpB codes for MAREKAQRPSADGYDLIVDNRKARHDFFIEEALEAGMALTGTEVKSLRGHRANLRDSYARVKNGEMFLHGVHIGAYAPAGQFSHQETRPRKLLLHRREIERLWGRVRERGYSLVPLKLYFKKGRAKVEIGLAKGKKLYDKREAIARKSTEREMQRAIKTRSR; via the coding sequence ATGGCGCGCGAAAAAGCCCAACGGCCGTCCGCCGACGGCTACGATCTCATCGTCGATAACCGCAAGGCGCGGCACGACTTCTTTATCGAGGAAGCGCTCGAGGCCGGGATGGCGCTGACCGGCACCGAGGTTAAATCGCTGCGCGGTCATCGGGCCAATTTGCGCGACAGTTATGCGCGGGTCAAAAACGGGGAGATGTTTCTGCACGGCGTGCATATCGGCGCCTACGCGCCGGCAGGCCAATTCAGCCATCAGGAGACCCGGCCGCGGAAACTGTTACTGCATCGGCGCGAGATCGAGAGGCTATGGGGACGCGTGCGCGAACGCGGCTATTCGCTCGTCCCGTTGAAACTCTACTTCAAGAAAGGCCGCGCGAAAGTCGAGATCGGGCTGGCCAAGGGCAAGAAGCTGTACGATAAGCGTGAAGCGATCGCGCGCAAATCGACGGAGCGTGAGATGCAACGCGCCATCAAGACGCGCAGCCGCTAG
- a CDS encoding glycosyltransferase, producing MNRLIVRSKYLYDGEQKFFARGVSYGPFTPNSRGERYPEPERAAADFALMRGLGVNVVRTYVPPPPWMFELAARHELRMMVGMPWPFHMAFLDSPEMARDIRRTISDGVRTMKEFAEVIFAYSLGNEIRSDIVRWHGPRAVNRFLRELYDLGKQADPQGLFTYSNYPSAEYLELNFLDLVCFNVYLHRETDFRRYLTHLLVTTQDRPLVLSETGMDTLREGEGHQAELLRWQARAAFELGLSGFIVFAFTDEWHTGGAEITDWAFGLVTRERQPKQAFAAIAQVFAGALPPPLAALPKASVVVCAYNAAATLAACLESLKHLNYPDYEVIVVDDGSTDATAQIAQSAGARLLKLDHRGLSAARNAGIAAADGRIVAFIDADAEADSDWLYHLVETILRRDLAAAGGQNFPPLAVTATQAAIAAAPGLPREVRAGDDTLDQVCGCSMALDKTRLGGAAPFDDTFRTAGDDVDFSWRLRERGLQLAYAPAAIVIHRRRPTMSAYLRQQIGYGQAEAVLARKYPNRGSAQVYGAGGRFARWFGAGARVYYGAFGRGLFQSLYRGADFPLALQAPLHFSWLIISAILLLQGLLAHDALAVVGAIGLAAMLASAIAWAAVTPMPRGMAIAVRIRLAMLCLLGPLVRSYARDFRYARAPLDISADPAPSRPGWKRSGSVAFAHILADPSDELAVEQLTGLLRAALLRRGATVALTDGYQPYDLQVRTANGATAALNLLNARDGRIVVGWKLGAQPAVAAWRFGVLVIVVAAVFYFSAGPYLAILAAVLGAMAITTLFVLDARHLPPLIELAVREAGAVHAAGFVPERNGPR from the coding sequence ATGAATCGGCTGATAGTGCGCTCCAAATATCTATACGATGGCGAGCAGAAATTCTTCGCGCGCGGCGTCTCCTACGGGCCCTTTACTCCGAATTCACGCGGCGAGCGTTATCCGGAGCCGGAGCGCGCCGCCGCCGACTTCGCGCTGATGCGCGGGCTGGGCGTCAACGTCGTGCGCACCTATGTGCCGCCGCCGCCCTGGATGTTCGAGCTCGCCGCTCGACACGAGTTGCGCATGATGGTCGGGATGCCGTGGCCGTTCCACATGGCGTTTCTCGATTCGCCCGAGATGGCGCGCGACATTCGGCGCACGATCAGCGACGGCGTCCGCACGATGAAAGAGTTTGCAGAGGTGATTTTCGCCTACAGCCTTGGCAACGAAATTCGCTCCGACATCGTGCGTTGGCACGGACCGCGCGCGGTCAATCGGTTTCTGCGCGAACTTTACGACCTCGGCAAGCAAGCCGACCCGCAGGGTCTCTTCACCTACTCGAATTATCCGTCGGCGGAATATCTGGAACTCAACTTTCTCGACCTCGTGTGCTTCAACGTTTATCTCCATCGCGAGACGGACTTCCGTCGCTACCTGACTCATCTGCTCGTGACGACGCAGGATCGCCCGCTGGTCCTGAGCGAGACCGGCATGGACACCCTGCGCGAGGGCGAGGGGCATCAGGCAGAACTTCTGCGCTGGCAGGCGCGGGCGGCCTTCGAGCTGGGACTGTCGGGCTTCATCGTTTTCGCCTTCACCGATGAATGGCACACGGGCGGTGCGGAAATCACCGATTGGGCCTTTGGCCTGGTGACGCGGGAGCGCCAACCGAAGCAGGCGTTCGCCGCGATCGCGCAAGTCTTCGCCGGCGCGTTGCCGCCGCCACTCGCCGCTCTCCCGAAGGCCTCCGTAGTGGTCTGCGCCTACAACGCCGCGGCGACCCTCGCTGCCTGTCTCGAATCACTGAAGCATCTGAATTATCCGGATTACGAAGTTATCGTCGTCGACGACGGCTCGACCGACGCGACCGCGCAAATCGCACAAAGCGCGGGTGCGCGGCTGCTGAAACTCGATCATCGCGGACTGAGCGCGGCGCGCAACGCCGGAATTGCCGCGGCGGATGGACGCATCGTGGCGTTTATTGACGCCGACGCCGAAGCCGATTCCGACTGGTTGTATCATCTCGTCGAGACCATTTTGCGCCGCGACCTGGCCGCGGCGGGCGGTCAGAATTTTCCACCACTTGCCGTCACGGCGACGCAGGCCGCGATCGCGGCGGCGCCGGGTCTGCCGCGCGAGGTTCGCGCCGGCGACGACACGCTCGATCAGGTCTGCGGCTGCAGCATGGCGCTGGACAAAACTCGGCTGGGCGGCGCGGCGCCGTTCGACGACACTTTCAGGACCGCCGGCGATGACGTTGACTTCTCGTGGCGGCTGCGTGAGCGCGGACTGCAACTGGCGTACGCGCCCGCCGCGATCGTGATCCATCGGCGGCGACCGACGATGAGCGCCTATCTGCGTCAGCAGATTGGTTACGGTCAGGCGGAGGCTGTCCTCGCGCGGAAATATCCGAATCGCGGGAGCGCGCAAGTTTACGGCGCCGGCGGGCGGTTCGCGCGATGGTTCGGGGCTGGCGCGCGGGTTTACTACGGCGCGTTCGGCCGCGGCCTCTTCCAGAGCCTCTATCGCGGCGCTGATTTTCCGCTCGCGTTGCAGGCGCCGCTCCATTTTTCCTGGTTGATAATTTCCGCGATACTCTTGCTCCAGGGGCTCCTGGCGCACGACGCTTTGGCGGTCGTTGGCGCGATCGGGCTCGCGGCGATGCTCGCGAGTGCGATCGCGTGGGCCGCCGTCACGCCTATGCCGCGCGGAATGGCGATCGCGGTGCGCATCCGGCTCGCGATGCTCTGCCTTCTGGGTCCGTTGGTGCGTAGCTACGCGCGAGACTTTCGCTATGCTCGCGCGCCCCTGGATATTTCGGCGGATCCGGCGCCCTCCAGGCCCGGATGGAAGAGAAGTGGCAGCGTCGCCTTCGCCCATATCCTCGCCGACCCCAGCGACGAGTTGGCCGTCGAGCAGCTCACCGGGCTGCTCCGCGCCGCTCTGCTCAGACGCGGCGCGACCGTAGCGCTGACGGACGGCTATCAGCCCTACGATCTGCAGGTCCGCACGGCCAACGGCGCCACCGCCGCACTCAACCTGCTCAATGCCCGCGACGGCCGCATCGTTGTCGGATGGAAGCTCGGGGCACAGCCGGCGGTCGCCGCCTGGCGTTTCGGCGTCCTGGTGATCGTCGTCGCCGCGGTTTTCTACTTCAGCGCCGGCCCTTACCTCGCGATTCTCGCAGCAGTTCTTGGCGCAATGGCGATCACCACGCTCTTCGTTCTTGATGCGCGACACCTTCCGCCATTGATCGAGCTCGCGGTGCGTGAGGCGGGAGCAGTTCATGCGGCAGGCTTCGTCCCCGAACGGAACGGCCCTCGATGA
- a CDS encoding sigma-70 family RNA polymerase sigma factor has translation MARQEQRFEEAVLPHLDAAYNLARWIMRNDADADDVVQDACLRALRFIGGLRGNDGKVWLLKIVRNTCYSRFAHDRRRERETEFDEDLHSPPVETLDPERLLLNSRDGEIINRALDELPDEFREVVVMRELEGLSYKEIAEVAGVPLGTVMSRLARARKRLQRTLSMAPREES, from the coding sequence TTGGCTCGACAGGAACAACGCTTTGAAGAGGCCGTGTTGCCTCATCTGGACGCCGCTTACAATCTGGCGCGCTGGATTATGCGCAACGACGCTGACGCTGACGATGTAGTGCAGGACGCCTGCCTCCGCGCGCTCAGGTTTATCGGCGGCCTGCGCGGAAACGACGGCAAGGTCTGGCTGCTCAAGATCGTCCGCAACACCTGCTATTCGCGCTTCGCTCACGATCGTCGGCGCGAGCGTGAAACCGAATTCGACGAGGATCTGCATTCGCCGCCGGTCGAAACCCTCGACCCCGAGCGACTTCTGCTCAACAGCCGCGACGGCGAGATCATCAATCGGGCGCTCGACGAACTCCCCGATGAGTTCCGCGAGGTCGTGGTGATGCGTGAGCTGGAAGGGCTGAGCTACAAGGAAATTGCCGAGGTGGCCGGCGTTCCGCTCGGCACCGTGATGTCGCGACTGGCGCGCGCGCGGAAACGGCTGCAGCGGACGCTGAGCATGGCGCCGCGCGAGGAGTCGTGA